aaattaaaaaaattaatatattttaagtgcTTTACATAgacgtttttgttgttgatgttgtaaaATATTGGCAAGTTTTCTTATAATAGATAGAAATCGAAATAATAtatgatattttcttaaagctgtttttattcataattattaattatattagtATAATAGACttacataatttgttttaatatgaaTTAACTTATTTTCAGTCGCATATCAATAATTATAGTTAtacacttaaattaaaaaattaagagattttttttttaaatttagatattttgttttagaaattatttttaagtgatttttcttttgttttacaaaactttcaaataatatgtatcgaaaatttaaaaaaaagattggtaCATTTACATTGAGCTTAAACTGTGTTAATATTTACATGTtgctttagtttttgaaaaaaaaaatgcattccaGGAAAAATTGTGTTGATCTGAGAAAGGAACAATTTTGCAAAAGGAtcttgaaaccaatttttagaGAAGAATgtctcattttttaaaagaaaagtagaTGAAATTGTAGGAAAAGAATGGATATAAAAGAATTCAACTAATttccttttcaataaaataatgtgtCGGTAAAGACGTGTTCTTACTCTAACTTTCTTGTCTTAGTAGAAAACTGATTTGTGTATCAATTTCATACAACTTTAATGAAAGACTTCTGTCAGAAGAAATACGTCCGATAGATTTCAATCAATTCCAGTTTCAGCTGAAGTGTCGGCAAAGTAGTGCCATAGGTCTAGCTTTCTTGTcttcctagtaaactgatttgtGTATCAATTTCAATCAACGTTAATGAAAGATTTCTGTCAGAAGAAATACGTCCGATAGATTTCAATCAGTTTCAGTTGACGTGTCGGCAAAGTAGTGTCATAAGTCTAGCTTTCTTGTCTTCCTAGCAAACtgatttgtgtttaaattttatacaacttTAATGAAAGACTTCTGTCAGAAGAAATAAGTCCGATAGATTTCAATCAGTTAGACATTTTCAATAATCTCTGAGATcgatctgtgaaataaaatttaatgatgtgtttcaataataaaaacttacaatatTAACCTGACACGTGTTTGAAATTCATAAATCTATTTTTTGCAAAAGgattttgaaaccaatttttagaaaagaacgcctccttttttaaaacaaaagtagaaacatttgaaggaaaagaatggatttgaaaaaaaattaactacttTCCctgttgaataaaataaagtgtCGGCAAAGTAGAGGTATAAATCTAGCTTTCTTGTCTTCCTAGAAAActaatttgtgtttcaattacATACAACTTTAATGTAAGACTTCTGTCAGAAGAAATAAGTAGATAGATTTCAAGcagaaaaactttttcaatggTAGACATTTTCAATGATCTCTGAGACcgatctgtaaaataaaatttaatgatgtGTTTCcataataaaaacttacaatatTAACCTGACACTTGTTTGAAATTCATAAAtctattgtttattaaaatttgtttgaagccaatttcaatttgatttatttaagggCCAGTTATAACTTTCATTTTTCTTCATTATTGAACCAATAataggaatttttttgacaggtcggttATAGCGGTTATTGAAAATATCTGTcattgggcgcattcacaaagccagtggctacgtagtcaaaattcaactagctttgtgaatgcaaaactacactacgaagctagtcaatctggatctgtcatattattgacaaatgcaaatatataaaataagaaacatgtttgatttgataactttaacttatcttttgtgtttttaaattcaataaaatcaaatttaagacacaattggaatgatttgtatttaaatactgaacgatttattatattttgaattggtGTGTTTTTACCGAGCagttgattgtgaaacgtcaaaatcattctccactaactttgtagccgaattttgtacactacgtcggaggggaaattgcAACTACTTTtatagttagatttagccaatcagaatcccttgactacatagccactagctttgtgaatgcgaccattgaaACAAATTTCCCGATTGAAATATATCAATTAAGGTTAAAGTGACAGGTGGGTATAAAAGGAATATGAAATGACTGAATTGGAACGGTTATATTTagctatttattgaaaataccatgatcattgaaaacaattaaattggaCATAAATAAAAGTTCTGGGTAAAATTAAGTAGTTTACTATTTAAATAACTTgatttttatatcaaacaaaataaatattgattttttggcAATagctttttaatcaaaaaacaaaatgttaaatgatGAACACTAATGATAGCTGACATTAATAACAGGCCAGGCTCAAAATACCCGATTTGTCTCCGTGTAGGTAATGTAGTGTTATAAAAGTCTTTAACCCTGTTTTTGCTATCCACATCtactccaaaaataaatttcagttaaaacccaaaaaaaaaaaagctaaactaaGTTGCTAGAAATAAGtatgacatttctattttttcaaaaattgatcttttttctaatttttttaatgccaATGCCACATCGCAGCTTAAGTAGTTTCAGATTCTGTGGTACAGCCGACATTCTTATATATAAGAAATTCCGATGACGATATAATCTATCTGATCAATTTATAATgcccaatggaaaacaaaaaaatggaaaaacgaCGTTTTAATAGaactaaatcaaaaataaattgatttgcaTTATCAAAGGAAAACTCAACGAGTGATaaagaaaacatattaaaaatcgCTTAACTatgcttaaatacaaaaatgtatcctttttcaaaattgttcttgAACTCAGTTGCTTATATTTTCTAAACTCAtaatttcttctaaattttatatatttttactttcttatatttttatacaagttatacaaaataattgactTATAATAAGTTGTTTGTCCTTATAATATAAATCGCTTTTCTAATTTCTATACGTCAATCAACATGTCAACCCAGAAATGGTCATAAGCCTGTCAAAGtcattttcgagatatttctaatgctttttcgtgctcaaaaataaaaaaatctaattatgtATTGCTGCTTACTTAAAACTCTTTGGCAACCTTAAACCATTAGCTTGGGTTGCTCATGTACGGGCTGCATTTACAAAATCTACGACTTCACCttgtataattattattatgtagcTCAGAGACATTCatattattgaaagaaaaactctcaaaaaacaaaattcaaacaattttcccCACATACAAAAATACGCAACCCTTAGACAttgattattatgttttttaaatgatgatatttataattatatgtaGGTTTGTATGAAGATATACGAgatgatatttttaaagcattGTATTTTAGATGAACGTCTCTGATGGTAAATGTTACAAATAGTCCTTGTCATGCGGTGGCGATGGTCCCGAAACCGAAACCATTGGCAAAGCTATAATTCgctgtttgacattttttaaacttaaatttttggtaCTTTGATGTGGTGAACCACCCGGCGATGATTGGCTATAATTTCCGGCGGACGCGTTCGAAGAACGTTGATGGACGAGTTTCCGTGGACGTGGTGTCGTTGCTGTCACCGTTGACGTTGTTGTAACCGATTGTTTGTAATCTTCTCCGCATTCAGCGCTGTTGGTGATTGTGATGGGTGTGTCGTCCTGCGATTGTTGCTTCATGACGGTAATGTCATCTTTGAGATGAGATGGTGGTGTTTCGATGGAAATACTACCCACAATGACGTTAGCTGTGGTAACTGCTGTCGCCGAATGGCACGTCACAGCAGCAGTACACTGATTGGTGATTTCCTGATGATTTCCCTCAGTACTGCAGTTATTTCTAGCAGCAGCGACGACGATAGCAGGTCCAACATCGTTAAGTTCTATTGATTCGCCTTCCTTTTTTCCGTCTGCTCCTCCTCCTGCAGATGATTGTATTTCTCCATCGTCGGTACGCCAGTGTCTATTCTCAGAGAAACTCTTCTACCGGAAGTGAATagaaaacagtgttttttttatggCCATGTTACAAAACTTGAATCAGATTTTACCTTTCGTTCGTTGTCGGTAATGTTCTCGGCACTACGTGCCTTCCTGCAAAGTACACTCTGGGAACCGTGTCTTCGAAGGAATTCGATTGAATCGAATCCACGGCCCTCGGATGAGACAAATATTGCTGAATTAATTCTACTCCGAGTGCATCTTTCCGCAATGCTTGTAGATGGTTCCTCTTGAAGCAGATGGAAGTGCTgtaaaggtttttcaaaattaaatattaaaatcattattgATGCAGCTTGATAGTGTTTTTgaggatttctttttttcattttaagtttgaaattaagGCAGGTAGATAGATATACTAAAAGAAAAGCTGTTTATTTAAGACagataaaataatgttgaaggacaaaaatgtatattgttGGAACTCTAACATATCTACGAGCAGGCATATGTATTTAAAGACGACTGTAGGTACGGAAATATCAGAGATTGGGAACTTACACGGCTGTTCAAATGAAGTGGTTGATATGTTAAAGCTCCACAATCGGCGCCATCAaactgaaatgaaaattaaaaaccaatttggtccgtatgaaattttaataaaattttgtatttacagtGTAGAtagaaacatatacatatataaaaatgttggtctttgtaattttgtttgtaaggttttaaattttttgattgcTGCAATTGCTGTCCAAATTTTCATACATAAAAGTTAACGACACGGACACTGTGGAACTGGATATTACCTTCTACGTTTTCGACAAGCAAAAGTCTTTTATTTGAGGTACATATAAAATAAGGAGGaatgttttgccttttttttatcTGCCAAAACTCCCAgttctaatttcttttttatgtatttttatttttaatgtgcaCTTTTAAACAGAAATGAAATTGTGAGAAATTGTCAGTCTTGTGAAAAGTTAACGAGTAGAAGTTATGGATGTAGAGTAGACAGAAATAAAATGCGTGGTTTTGTGCATCAGTACAGGTACTTCAAAGCTTACTGCTATAATCAAAgcgattttattacaaaaaggaAGGTTCTTAGCTATGTCATgggtcatttttaaaacatcgtCATGTTGctttatttattacttaagaAAAAGTGAGGGTGAATGCAAAAAAAAGCGTGAAGCGGCCATAAATTTGGTCTTCATGTATATCCTTTAGCTTTAAAAGTACCTACCAGGTGGCGCAAAAGTTGTTACAGAGCGAAAAAGTCAACATTCATCCCAagataataacataatttttaaaaatggcggtAAATGTCAGCTACTTACTTTGACATTTATGAGCTTAGACATAAATCGCCATTGTGAACTACATTGCCGACACTACATAAACAAGAATCATACAGCCCTATTCAAatggatcgtatattcgattacCTTTCACCTTAATTTTGCATTCTGCCATCCatgggtgaactacattatcccaaaccagtTTGAAATTTACGTaagaaaatgttggaaaaagtgttttgattcatgaaaaaaattaagtttaatcaatccacccAAGCTGAATAAATTGTTTCATTTGTGTAATTATCGGAAATGGACAGTATTggactttttatttcaattgtaaGTAGAGAAATAAGAGAGTTCTCAAACAGAGACCTTCGGAGAAATgttagaaagtaaaaaaaaacttaattatttcacaattttaggaataccaaaaacatttggataaataaaaaaactttatgatatGTATTGGGTTTTTTTGAATCGAACTCATCGTCACAGCGAAACGATTCAATTTCAAGAAATTGTTCAAATTGTTCCTTGTGTGTCGTTCTTCCccaaaaaatgatattgatcttttatttttaaaacaaatattctaaattaagaaataaaatcgtttttacttaaattttgctgatttttgttaaacaaaccagacatcaaatgaaaaatctgcTACATTTCATTTGCGGATCTGAATCAGCGTTACCGCTTCTCAgaaaaagtggaagtagattttacgaaaaagtgaagtagattgagaaaaattgtAGTAGATTTCAAAAGtgaactttttcaaattattctaAATACTTTtagattaaattatttcaatgaaaacaaataataacaaaaagctAGAATTATTTAAGCTTTCATATCATGTAATTAAAtatgttaatgtaacatttcttaaattaatttttggttgtTTGGGTCTGTTTTGGTCAAATGAAATGACTTAAGGATGTTTTGATTGCAAAGTACGAgtgaaaatcgtttttaaattttagtttaaaaatacttttggtatgaagttttgaacttattattagacATCCTGCATTTCactttagtaaaaaattatgacccattttcaagatatcaaatttctaaaaaaaaataatcttttctttttaaaataaaaacaaaaacaatggcATTTTTGGTCATCAAATGTTATTGAGACAGTATACGagcttttcagaaaaaaatagttaagttcttgagaaaacttaaaaacaaaataacagttcaatatttttttatattgaaaggaGCCAAACtaagaacaaacattttagcaaaaagtaaaaaaaaatctatcagtttatttttgataaaatttgaattatcggTTTTTGACCGTACGAATTTGTATTGGGACTACTGatctttttagttaaaaaaaaaaaataggaaatacATACAGACAAACCGACGAAATCGGGTGACATGATTTTTTCGAAGGTTAAACTAGAGTACTTAGATAAACCGGAACCTAACCGCAAATGCAAAGACTCAAGCGATTttaaattctcaacaaaattttgagactAGACACAAGAGTGATAAGGAAATAAAAtccacgactgggtcgcacgaacttgctcctgtataaAAAGAATCTGTTTTAagaagtacctatataagatttaaaaatatacctgtaaaataagtttctctacaaatatataaatgtcatttgatttgtcaaaaaactcatttcatcccgaaaaaaataaaaaatacttgaaagcatacttaacgaaaacaattgtttgtgtattcaactagttcgttcaaagcttttttaatttcatattagaaggaCCAGGATgtaaagtaaattatctgaagataagaaagagaaagaacatgtgtgtttaaattgtaaatcgatcgcctattggttgtgtagttaggcaggtgtctaaaacgaataaagaatagttcattggtgtGATCTGCcatgtttatgaaaataatgagcgaatgttattagtaggtagaaggtacttagtacaatccaatcacattccttctttaatacaagtttttagcgcaaacatggagttatcacgttcagtttatttttttttcgttaaagtacaagaaattgctattcatgtgttgcttacagtcaggctcttgtacGTTTTGGATTCtggttatgaagtgacacgtaagcagtagttgtagaggctGTACGTAACACCTTTACTGGTATAATGTGTATTTATACTTTGAAAAAGTTATTctaatataaaatacattttatactatattaagattcaaaattttattcgaaaaataagattgttttcaaaaatttaaatcccattttataaaccaaaaaatccctgatatttcaattttttttttttgaaaatcgttaaagcgttttttttaaattaattttttataatatataaaatttttcaattttgtttgaatttcgtaaacaaaTGTTGAACGGTTTTTgatatatagaattttgaaaaataaaaatttaatatttttttttaaatccaaacattaaaaaataacatttttgatataagagcttattcagaaaaaaaattattgaaatcagttcataagttgctgagaaaattaaaaaacaaaataacggttctatgagcggtaccattcctgagcaatacaaaaacacgtttttcttattcaaataagcaaagttaaaaaataaaattttacagaaaattaaaaaaaatctatcgatttGTTTATgagtaaatttgaattttcgttttttgatcaaaaaaaagtatgggggccactgttagttttaatcttaaacaaaaatataaaaaaaacgcctaacgcgaatctgttcaaaaccttaacttccaagtttgaactcaatcgacccaatggtttaggctgtaggagcgtgaacagacagacaaaaccgaccggacgtaatcgcgggacccactttttttcgacttctctaccatcgtaatatcacgTTTGATTACAATctcaagttcgaaattttgcacgaatacaaaacttgccatatacatagttcctatgtgtcgcaagtaaaaaaggaCTAGATTcagtgtatttttattaaaattgaagtaggcAGAAACATAGACCTTAAAATTGAagcagattttaatattttgatgatgatgccaagtaggaagtagattttaaatttatttgaaaaaagaaatatgcatatctacttcaattgaagtaaagtggtaactCTGactgaattgtatagaatgaacgcgttcacgtgaatagaagaataccgacagtattaccgacgttaccgacatacacagattaacttcgaatgaatagcagaatagtgatcagtgaaaattcaagaaaaattccCTCCGAAGGATAGCAGAATAGGACTGATACTTAAAAGCTAGCAAATatacattgtggaatgtttgtcatcatcaaaattaaaactaagaagttttcaaaacttttcagaCTGTCTAGCAATaatgttaaataattattgtatattGTGTAGTAATTTCTGAAGGGTAGAAAACCCTACAGAATAAAATAAACCCTTAACAAATTAAGTCTATAGAACGACAGGAACATAAATGCAAAGTAATATttatccttcaaaaaaaaaaacacaaaagagaAAGTGATTTTATGTTGAATGGAAGAGAGGTACTTGTGTTGTTTTAAGGTTAAGTCCTCCCATATTTTATACGAGATACTTAAATgccattgtttctttttctttttgatttcttttgttttttttttgttttgttactgCAAATGTCTACAGCTTGttgaaagttaaaattatttgttattgtaATTTATGAAGATGAAGATACTTGGGTTGTTTTACAGCCCTCAATGCCTAAGTAGGGAAGAAGTCAAGTTGaccataaaaataaacttatcgtTAAACAAttgaaagagagagagaggcaaaaataataaaatactgaTTGTAGATTTAATTCAACATGTCtgaattttaaagataatttttttttttttttattataacgtgtctttaaatttctttttcttcaattttgtaaatgaaGGATTTATAAAAGTCTGCTTGGGGTgtcgttaatttttgttttgaaatttgttgtcacgaaaaagtttttgatacttaaatatttaatatattgcaACAATATCTTATTGTATGATTCATACACCGTTGGTTTCATGAAATTGATTAAACACACGATATACCTTTCTCCAAAGTTTTTACCTTTTGAATTGCGTGCAACTTTAGCAAACAATacaaataacaactttttggataatattaaaaatgcaagaagattttaaggaatttttccGATTGATTTAGGTTTCTAAATCAAacgaatttatttttactttacattaagaaagttattttaatcagaacatttattaaacaaaaatatgaatcttTCTCTTTCAATTACGTTTCTAAATCAAGGTCATAAATTATGAGCTGTAGAAGACAAGGTACCAATTTGTAAGCCCTGGTGCAGTGATGCAGCGATACTGCATTTAAGCTTTACAGTACTCAAAATCTACTTGACTGGTGCATTCACACCTGTTTTGACGCTGCAGCATCATTGCAGCGACTGCAGTGAAGATTGTTTGCTGAGTGAAAAATTCACATGTGTACATTGCACTATTGCGACACCAAAGTGTCAGCAAGAGTTAAAATGACAGAGGTGTGCACCGGGGCTAAGCTGTGAATACAAAGTGTGACGTGTAAACGGACTTCAATCATTCGCTATTTAGTAGTGAATATTTAGATGTAAtattaagcactattcacatgagcacggccaacgaccaacgaatgaacgaatattcgtcgattttgacatttctttcacatgagagtttttaattcattgctaatgaagtttgactttgacaattgtgccacagccgaacaccattcaccaccgaaaccaaaacaagaatgttttttttaggtaaaGTACGCGTGATTGTTTTATtggttgcgagtgtggataatgtggagtgggattaaagtttgacagttcgtatcaactaaattttttttcgcgacgaataaatttgttttcttaaaatacgaacgaactatattgctatcgttttgtaaagaatttgtgtggaaatatgtcttcaaacgtatataaactcacaatttgtaatttattcgtTGGCCGCGCtgatgtgaatactgctttattttgattgaattttaagtATCCAATTGGAaagcattttttgtatttaaa
This window of the Eupeodes corollae chromosome 3, idEupCoro1.1, whole genome shotgun sequence genome carries:
- the LOC129952972 gene encoding uncharacterized protein LOC129952972 isoform X2 — protein: MLVFVAIFIIHACIAGTIPATPENITVAFLTPTTVRVSWQTNLHSEFVDKYIVTYKPTDDRVVQDVAGNSEAIILDRLSPSTQYSIAVTAIRLGKKYRSRQIIFRTLDSPKTSHQQDFNGAMPPNKALNPAIYMDDIISTSASNFSNSTQQRELPPIRGVEIGIVLIVLMVWAGAIALFFNRWGKIRMLLPYQPDYKHEQLKVPGTGVCTGGVCTGQHSHQNIHSDMLIQFDGADCGALTYQPLHLNSRHFHLLQEEPSTSIAERCTRSRINSAIFVSSEGRGFDSIEFLRRHGSQSVLCRKARSAENITDNERKKSFSENRHWRTDDGEIQSSAGGGADGKKEGESIELNDVGPAIVVAAARNNCSTEGNHQEITNQCTAAVTCHSATAVTTANVIVGSISIETPPSHLKDDITVMKQQSQDDTPITITNSAECGEDYKQSVTTTSTVTATTPRPRKLVHQRSSNASAGNYSQSSPGGSPHQSTKNLSLKNVKQRIIALPMVSVSGPSPPHDKDYL
- the LOC129952972 gene encoding uncharacterized protein LOC129952972 isoform X4 gives rise to the protein MKNYRVVQDVAGNSEAIILDRLSPSTQYSIAVTAIRLGKKYRSRQIIFRTLDSPKTSHQQDFNGAMPPNKALNPAIYMDDIISTSASNFSNSTQQRELPPIRGVEIGIVLIVLMVWAGAIALFFNRWGKIRMLLPYQPDYKHEQLKVPGTGVCTGGVCTGQHSHQNIHSDMLIQFDGADCGALTYQPLHLNSRHFHLLQEEPSTSIAERCTRSRINSAIFVSSEGRGFDSIEFLRRHGSQSVLCRKARSAENITDNERKKSFSENRHWRTDDGEIQSSAGGGADGKKEGESIELNDVGPAIVVAAARNNCSTEGNHQEITNQCTAAVTCHSATAVTTANVIVGSISIETPPSHLKDDITVMKQQSQDDTPITITNSAECGEDYKQSVTTTSTVTATTPRPRKLVHQRSSNASAGNYSQSSPGGSPHQSTKNLSLKNVKQRIIALPMVSVSGPSPPHDKDYL
- the LOC129952972 gene encoding uncharacterized protein LOC129952972 isoform X3 → MLVFVAIFIIHACIAGTIPATPENITVAFLTPTTVRVSWQTNLHSEFVDKYIVTYKPTDDSYRVVQDVAGNSEAIILDRLSPSTQYSIAVTAIRLGKKYRSRQIIFRTLDSPKTSHQQDFNGAMPPNKALNPAIYMDDIISTSASNFSNSTQQRELPPIRGVEIGIVLIVLMVWAGAIALFFNRWGKIRMLLPYQPDYKHEQLKVPGTGVCTGGVCTGQHSHQFDGADCGALTYQPLHLNSRHFHLLQEEPSTSIAERCTRSRINSAIFVSSEGRGFDSIEFLRRHGSQSVLCRKARSAENITDNERKKSFSENRHWRTDDGEIQSSAGGGADGKKEGESIELNDVGPAIVVAAARNNCSTEGNHQEITNQCTAAVTCHSATAVTTANVIVGSISIETPPSHLKDDITVMKQQSQDDTPITITNSAECGEDYKQSVTTTSTVTATTPRPRKLVHQRSSNASAGNYSQSSPGGSPHQSTKNLSLKNVKQRIIALPMVSVSGPSPPHDKDYL
- the LOC129952972 gene encoding uncharacterized protein LOC129952972 isoform X6, which encodes MPISLGQKYKQSSTMQQRSSDEQFDDFDQLDQEAKRQIILKRRRLFSQYRQYEQWRKKQFSYDSYHYRPLVNAAATKRRRLYRRQYSCVENSEGSRDSHDSKYYIPNEGCVGVAAASAAESSKENNASESNSFDGADCGALTYQPLHLNSRHFHLLQEEPSTSIAERCTRSRINSAIFVSSEGRGFDSIEFLRRHGSQSVLCRKARSAENITDNERKKSFSENRHWRTDDGEIQSSAGGGADGKKEGESIELNDVGPAIVVAAARNNCSTEGNHQEITNQCTAAVTCHSATAVTTANVIVGSISIETPPSHLKDDITVMKQQSQDDTPITITNSAECGEDYKQSVTTTSTVTATTPRPRKLVHQRSSNASAGNYSQSSPGGSPHQSTKNLSLKNVKQRIIALPMVSVSGPSPPHDKDYL
- the LOC129952972 gene encoding uncharacterized protein LOC129952972 isoform X1 — protein: MLVFVAIFIIHACIAGTIPATPENITVAFLTPTTVRVSWQTNLHSEFVDKYIVTYKPTDDSYRVVQDVAGNSEAIILDRLSPSTQYSIAVTAIRLGKKYRSRQIIFRTLDSPKTSHQQDFNGAMPPNKALNPAIYMDDIISTSASNFSNSTQQRELPPIRGVEIGIVLIVLMVWAGAIALFFNRWGKIRMLLPYQPDYKHEQLKVPGTGVCTGGVCTGQHSHQNIHSDMLIQFDGADCGALTYQPLHLNSRHFHLLQEEPSTSIAERCTRSRINSAIFVSSEGRGFDSIEFLRRHGSQSVLCRKARSAENITDNERKKSFSENRHWRTDDGEIQSSAGGGADGKKEGESIELNDVGPAIVVAAARNNCSTEGNHQEITNQCTAAVTCHSATAVTTANVIVGSISIETPPSHLKDDITVMKQQSQDDTPITITNSAECGEDYKQSVTTTSTVTATTPRPRKLVHQRSSNASAGNYSQSSPGGSPHQSTKNLSLKNVKQRIIALPMVSVSGPSPPHDKDYL
- the LOC129952972 gene encoding uncharacterized protein LOC129952972 isoform X7, which codes for MLVFVAIFIIHACIAGTIPATPENITVAFLTPTTVRVSWQTNLHSEFVDKYIVTYKPTDDRVVQDVAGNSEAIILDRLSPSTQYSIAVTAIRLGKKYRSRQIIFRTLDSPKTSHQQDFNGAMPPNKALNPAIYMDDIISTSASNFSNSTQQRELPPIRGVEIGIVLIVLMVWAGAIALFFNRWGKIRMLLPYQPDYKHEQLKVPGTGVCTGGVCTGQHSHQFDGADCGALTYQPLHLNSRHFHLLQEEPSTSIAERCTRSRINSAIFVSSEGRGFDSIEFLRRHGSQSVLCRKARSAENITDNERKKSFSENRHWRTDDGEIQSSAGGGADGKKEGESIELNDVGPAIVVAAARNNCSTEGNHQEITNQCTAAVTCHSATAVTTANVIVGSISIETPPSHLKDDITVMKQQSQDDTPITITNSAECGEDYKQSVTTTSTVTATTPRPRKLVHQRSSNASAGNYSQSSPGGSPHQSTKNLSLKNVKQRIIALPMVSVSGPSPPHDKDYL
- the LOC129952972 gene encoding uncharacterized protein LOC129952972 isoform X5 yields the protein MKKVVQDVAGNSEAIILDRLSPSTQYSIAVTAIRLGKKYRSRQIIFRTLDSPKTSHQQDFNGAMPPNKALNPAIYMDDIISTSASNFSNSTQQRELPPIRGVEIGIVLIVLMVWAGAIALFFNRWGKIRMLLPYQPDYKHEQLKVPGTGVCTGGVCTGQHSHQNIHSDMLIQFDGADCGALTYQPLHLNSRHFHLLQEEPSTSIAERCTRSRINSAIFVSSEGRGFDSIEFLRRHGSQSVLCRKARSAENITDNERKKSFSENRHWRTDDGEIQSSAGGGADGKKEGESIELNDVGPAIVVAAARNNCSTEGNHQEITNQCTAAVTCHSATAVTTANVIVGSISIETPPSHLKDDITVMKQQSQDDTPITITNSAECGEDYKQSVTTTSTVTATTPRPRKLVHQRSSNASAGNYSQSSPGGSPHQSTKNLSLKNVKQRIIALPMVSVSGPSPPHDKDYL